Proteins found in one Campylobacter canadensis genomic segment:
- a CDS encoding CinA family protein: MKHLLVYFTKTLHLNPLFKELVEEKLKEYRLYVDEYIVLDVNTANLDFFINLQDSKYTHISIITEESSFCIVNKFLATMNESELIQSDDDFILKDNLKYQNSSLLIKLNDKFVNILKAKDYFLPEFLYEDTMMNVFYILDDDFDGVNVILNTQAKPYGVKVYVFNLFNGLICVNIFKEKFSHLDGFMQSVRALFDKKIIEEINVFSFILNKLKEKNKTITFAESCTAGALVNEFSKLDGCSNILMASVVTYSVNSKKQWLKIDDYCANNVYSNECAIAMAKGALALTKADYAISTTGLLGKDDFNEIKSGDVFICVANNEKNISKKLKLNSSRALMQKECALACAVLLLDFDKELFFNE, encoded by the coding sequence ATGAAACATTTATTAGTTTATTTTACAAAAACCCTTCATTTAAACCCGCTTTTTAAAGAGCTTGTTGAAGAAAAATTAAAAGAATATAGGCTTTATGTTGATGAATATATTGTGCTTGATGTAAATACTGCTAATTTAGATTTTTTTATAAATTTGCAAGATAGTAAATACACGCATATAAGCATAATTACAGAAGAGAGCAGCTTTTGCATTGTTAATAAATTTTTAGCAACGATGAATGAAAGTGAGCTTATTCAAAGCGATGATGATTTTATTTTAAAGGATAATTTAAAATATCAAAATTCAAGTTTGCTAATAAAATTAAATGATAAATTTGTGAATATTTTAAAAGCTAAGGATTATTTTTTACCTGAATTTTTGTATGAAGATACTATGATGAATGTTTTTTATATTTTAGATGATGATTTTGATGGGGTGAATGTAATTTTAAACACTCAAGCAAAACCTTACGGGGTTAAAGTTTATGTATTTAATTTATTTAATGGCTTAATTTGTGTAAATATTTTTAAAGAAAAATTTTCACACCTTGATGGATTTATGCAAAGCGTAAGAGCTTTGTTTGATAAAAAAATAATTGAAGAAATAAATGTTTTTTCTTTCATTTTAAATAAATTAAAAGAAAAAAATAAAACAATCACTTTTGCAGAAAGTTGCACAGCAGGTGCTTTAGTAAATGAATTTTCAAAGCTTGATGGTTGCTCTAATATACTTATGGCAAGTGTTGTTACTTATTCGGTAAATAGCAAAAAACAGTGGTTAAAAATTGATGATTATTGTGCTAATAATGTGTATTCAAATGAATGCGCAATAGCGATGGCTAAAGGGGCTTTAGCGCTAACTAAGGCTGATTATGCAATAAGCACTACAGGGCTTTTAGGAAAGGATGATTTTAATGAGATTAAAAGCGGAGATGTATTTATTTGTGTTGCAAATAATGAAAAAAATATCAGTAAAAAATTAAAGCTAAATTCAAGCAGAGCCTTAATGCAAAAAGAATGTGCTTTAGCTTGTGCTGTTTTGCTTTTAGACTTTGATAAAGAATTGTTTTTTAACGAGTAA